Below is a genomic region from Prolixibacteraceae bacterium.
ATTGGGAACAGAGTGAACAAGATGTTGCTATTGATTATTATAAGCAGTCGGTGACTCTTTCCGAAGCAAATCCAACCCAAAGAGTTGAATCATCATTAAGATTAGCAGATATATTCTTTGATAGAAAAAAATATCGAAATAGTCAGGCTTACTACGATACAGCTGTTTCAGTTATTCCATCTAGTTACCCGAAAGCGAATGAAATTCGTCGAAGAGCAAAGTTCTTAACTGCTTTGACGGAGAACCTTCAGGTGATCGAAACTCAGGATAGTTTGCAGAACTTGGCTGGGTTACCAAAGGATGTTTTGGATAAAAAGATCGTGGGTTGGATAAAGGATGAGAGAAAACGTCAGCGAGAAGAGATGCTTCGCAAACAAAGTCAACAACAAAATGACTTAGATGATAATTTCTTCCGTAGCAATGCTCAGATGAATTTGTCGCAACAAAACCCTCAAAGATCTGGAAGTAGTGGTAGTAGTTGGTATTTTTATAACCCATCAACGGTCGCTTCTGGAAAAGCAAGTTTTAGGCAAATATGGGGTAAGCGTGCACTGTCTGATAATTGGAGAAGGGCAGATAAGTCTAAAATGGAAGAAGGTTTCGGTGATGAAGTGGATACTTCACAAGATGGTGCATTAGAGGGAGAAGAAGAGCAGAAGCAGAAAAAGTTGTCTCCTTTAGATAAGGGGTATTACGTTAAAGATATTCCGAGAAATGATTCAATGTTTGTTGCCTCGGATAAGAAAATATGCCTTGCCGCTTATAATGCTGCACGTATCTATGGTGAAGATCTTGATGATGTGTCGGCTTCGTTGGAAATGTTTGATCTATATCTTAGAAAGGTCTCTGACCCTCAAATGAAATTGACTGCCCTGTATTATGCATATGATCTGTCGAATAGGGCTGGTCGTAAGAGTGAAGCAGAGATGTATAAGGCTCGAATATTAAATGGTTTTGGTCATACAAGAATTGCAATGTATTTGCGTAATCCAGAGTCATTTGAGTCGATATTGAAAGCACGAAGGGAGCAGGATGACCTATATGCGAAATCTGTTGTTGCATTGAGGTTGGGTCAATATGATAAGGCCACATCTTTTAGTAGTGAGATCGTTACCAATCCTCAAGACTCTACTTTGTTGCCTAAGGCAGCTTATATTCAAATGGTGTCTGTCGGAGCTCAAAAGGGAAGTATTTATTTGGAGGGCATGATAAAAGAGTATAAGCTTAAATATCCAAAATCAGAGCTGATGCCAAGGGTGCTTCGTTTAGAGAAATTAGTGGCAGAACAGTCATTGAAAGATTATGCAACGATGGTACAGAATGGCTATATCCATTCAGAGATACAAAATCAGGAGGCGTTTGGTTCAAATGGAGGAGAGTTTGTGGATCAGAAGTTTGAGAATATCGATGAAACATTCTTCTATTATGTGATTGAAGTGGGTGCTTCTTTGACTGCTGACCTAAATAGATTGCGTTTTGATGTAGCTCACTTTAATATTGATTTCTTTCCAGAAGATGATTTCGATGTGGATATTGAAAAATTAAATGAGGCAACATCTTTGATTGTGGTGCGTACGCTGCCTAATAAGGATTTTGCTAAGATATATTTTAATGCGATTACGCATCAGAAAAGAGCTTTCAGTAGTTTGAATGGCACGAAGTTTAAGAATTATGTGATCTCTTCTAAGAACTTTAGAACGATTAAAGAGGATAAGGTGTCGATGGATTATCAGAAGTTCTTTATTCGAAATTTCTCACAGAGTGTGAACGGATTGGCTTTAGATCAGAAAAGTAATATTGATCCGATGGTCTTGTTGAAAGAGCTTGAATCCCAAAAGCAGAATCCAGAGCCACAAGGTCAGTTTGTTGCGGTGAATACAGCAGAAGTAGCTGTTGAAACAGTAGGATCAGAAGAGGTGGTTAAATCTGAAGAGAGAGAAGTCGAATCAGCAGTTGAACAGACAAAGAGTGTGTCTACGGAGCAGGTCAATGAAGAAACTTCCGTTTCAGAACTGTTAGAGAATAAACTTGCTGAGAAACCTGCACCTGTTGTTACGAATGAACCAGCTAAAGCTGCAGCTGCAGTTACAACCACTGCTGTGGTTGCGTCTACAGTAGAAAGTACAAGTGAAGAGGTCGAACAAGAGGTTCTTGATGTACGAAAGCCCGAGGATGTGTTTACAGGCAGGGAGGATATTCGATTTGCAGTTATCTTTATTGTTAAAAAGGATGTACGTACAATGAACAAGGTAAGACAACAACTCATGTTGGTAAATATTAAGGATCTTAATAAACGCAACTACAAGGTGTCGGCTGAAAATTATGATGCTTCGACTAGCTTTGTGGTTGTAAGAGGATTGTCCGATTATAATAAGGCGCTTGCCTATGTGAAGGCTTTAGTCGCAACAAAACGCTATAAAGAAGCGGTAGTAGGATTGGTGAATGAGGCTATGGTAATCTCTGAGGAGAATCTCAGAAGGTTGAATAAAAATAAAGAGATGGATCTGTATCGAACTTTTTATCGTAATGAAAAGATGCCGATGCTAAAATAAAGGGCGTTTCTCTATAGTTTATGAACTTCACTCTTTCTATATTGTTATTTGAATCATAAAAGAGTTGATATTATGAAGATATTATGGGTGGATGATGAGATCGAGATGTTGAAGCCTCACATCATCTTTTTGACGACAAAAGGATATGAGGTAGAGGTTGCAACCAATGGTTATGATGCAATTGATATGATCAAAGAGCAACGTTTCGATATTGTCTTTTTAGATGAACATATGCCAGGAATAACAGGTTTGCAAACACTTCCTTTAATCAAAGAGCAAGATGCTTCAATTCCTGTGGTTATGGTTACAAAAAGTGAAGAGGAGAATGTGATGGAAGAGGCTTTGGGCTCGAAGATCGCAGACTATCTAATAAAGCCTGTTCGTCCATCTCAAATGCTACTCTGTTTGAAGAAAGTCTTAGAGAACCAACGTTTAGTTTCAGAGAAGGTGACAACAGACTATCGACAATCTTTTATGGGTTTGTCTGATCAGATTAATGCATGTGTCGATATTGAGGATTGGAAACGTTTGTTTGTAAAACTTGAAAAGTGGGAAGTAGAGCTTGCTGATGGTGGAGATAGTACGATGGATGAAGTGCTTGCGATGCAGAAGAAAGATGCCAACCAGGCCTTCTTTAAGTTTGTCCAAAATAACTACCAGGATTGGCATAATGGAGGAATCCATAATTTCTCGTTAAACTCTGTCAATGCGATATCAAAAGGTGTGTTTCCTCTTCTAGATCAATCTAAGAAAGTGTTTATGTTAGTGATTGATAACTTAAGGTTTGATCACTGGTTGGCATTAAAAGATTTGATTCAGATGTACTACTCAGTGGTTCGAGAAGATGTTTGCTGTAGTATTCTTCCTACTGCAACCATGTATGCACGTAATAGTTTGTTCGCGGGATTGACACCTAATCAGATTGCTACAATGCATCCTGATTGTTGGGTGGGAGAGGATGAAGAGGGGTTTAAAAACCTCCATGAAGAGACATTGCTTCTTCGTCAATTTGAACGTTATAAACGAACAGAAGGTGTTCAGTTTGTTAAAGCCTCTAATGCTTTAACAGGAGGGAAGGTGATGGAACACTATTCTAAGATTAAACAAGCCGATTTCTCCGTTTTAGTTATCAATTTTATTGATATGATCTCTCATGCAAGGACCGATATGGAGATGATTAAAGAGCTTGCAAGTGATGAAGCCGCTTTTAGATCTTTGGCAAAGAGCTGGTTTGAACATTCACAGCTTCGAGAGCTTTTGGAGAAATTATCTGAAGATGATATTCATGTTGTTTTAACTTCGGATCATGGTACTTCAAGGGTGAAAAACCCTGTTAAGATTCAAGGAGAGAAGAATACCAATACGAATCTTAGATATAAATTAGGTCGGAATTTAAAATATCCTTCAAAGAATGTCTATGAGGTAAATAGACCAAATGATATTGGGTTACCTCATCCACAGGTGTCAACGAAATATATATTCGGAAGACCATATGACTATTTTGTGTATAAGAATAATTTTAGTCAGTTTTCTGCTACTTATCATGATACATTCCAACATGGAGGGATCTCTTTGGAAGAGATGCTGATTCCATTTGTTGTGCTTTCTCCGAAATAATAAAATATACATATAGTACTATAGGGGTATTCTCTTTGAGGGAATACCCCTTCTTTTTGTCGTATATAATTATGACTGTTTTTAGATGTGAACTTTTATATAAAGATCAGGTTCTAAAATTCGCATAAAATTACCCGTACAATTATCGGAGCTTTATTTGAAGTAATTTGGTTTATTCTGCACTGTGATATGAGTGTATTATTATCATTATTTAGTTGTGTAATGATATTAGTTGTCTGGGTTAACTTAAATTAACGTAAAATTAACATATATGGATTAGGGTAAATTTTTTTAATAAAATTTGTGTCATTTGACCATTCTGTCATATCTAGTCATGGATAAAATATCTTTCATTTTAATGTAAAAAAAGTATGACATGATAAAAATTCATACTTGATATACTAAAATGAATATTTTGTTCGTTATCCTCAGGTTGGTTTGAGTTGAGGTATTTTATGTGTTGATATATAGTTTGTTATGTATTGTATTTTTGTGGGAAATATATGAATTTTTATAAGTGGAACGGTACTATACAGTGTCTGTTTGCTTATTATTTAACTATGACATTGCTTTTAAAAATGGTGACAATACATAAAACGTTCAAATGTGCACTTATGACACTCTTTTTTATGCATTGTCCTACTATAACCGTAATGTAGTACATTAAACTTGTTTGTGCCTATCAAAAAAGCATAATTGAAAATTGAGACTATAACATCTTTTTATACTTGTTTAGTATAATGTGAAACTATATGTTTGTGTTGTAAGAATAAGATCAAAGAGTAGTATTAATAGCTTATTACAGTATCATTTAAAGAGTCAGTTATTACTTGTATTTAGTTATGAGAGATGGATTATTAAAAAATATAGGGCTTTTGCTTCTTGGAGTTGCTTTGTGTAGCTCCATGAGTGTATTGGGGCAAGATCCTTCCTCATCACTAAATGAATTGCCATCTGGTACAACAGGAGCAAAAGATACTCCATTGGTATGTACTAAAGGGATGGAGAATACTTTCTCAGTAGATGCTTCTTCCGGATACGATTTAGGTGCAGATGATTATAAAAATGATATGATTAAATGGACGGTTGTAGGTGGGGTGATATCTCCAAGTACGATAAGCACTAAAGAAGAGGTTCTTAGCTCTACAAGTCGATCTACGATCACTGTCAAATGGAACGAGATTGCAACCTTAAACAATGGTTATGTTGATGTGCAACAGACAAGTCGAGACCTAAGTGGAAATGAACATTGTAGTGCTGTAACATCGAGATTATATATTCGGTTGAATACAAAGCCTGTAGTTAATGACTTTACGCCTGTGGATCTTAATAAATGTGCAGCTGAAAATGATGGTAAATGGAGTTCTATATCGGCATTGGATTTCAGTGGAGTAACGGTGTCTGATGTGAATAAAGATAGAATTACCAAAAGATATAAGATTATTAATAACGAAACTAATGTAGAGGTGTTTGAGGATGATATTAGAGTAGTCCCACCGACTTTAAGTGTTGGAACGTATCGTGTTATTTTAATTGTAAGCGATGGTTATTGCAGTGTGGAGAGTGGTAAACCTGTCTATAACTTAATTGTGAACAAAACACCATCTCCGAGTGAAATAAGATATTAAAATTATAGTGACGACCATAAATACAAACAATTATGATGAGAAAGCTGACATTTATTTTATTCCTTTTTACTTTATCTATCAGTGCACAAGCACAAAGTCTAACAGATGGTAGCCAACCATTTGTTGGTGGAAAATACCTTTACTCTATCGGTATGGAAGATAATACTAACACCGCATCTTGGACTTTAGTAAATGCTGCAAAAGAAGATAAATCTGCAGCAATTACGAAAACGGATAATGAAAATATAATTATTGACTATACATCTTTAGTCGCAGGAGATTATACTTTGCGATTTACAGAAACTAAAGAAGGGTGTATTGCTGTTAGAGAGTTGCCAATTAGAGTTTATGCCAATGGATTTAATATTAATATCGTTGACAATAATGCATATAACTGTAATCCAGAGAGCGGAAATGTACATGTTCAAGGTGATCAGGGAACAGTAACATTTGAATATACTGTTACAAGAACTATGGCTACAGGAGATTGGGCATTTAACTATAGTAATGCTGCTGTGATAGAGGGAGGAACAGGTAATATACCAACAATTACTGCTGTAGATGGAAAAATTGATACAGGCGCAAAGACTATTACTGCAGGTGATGGTGTAGCTTCTGTAGTAATTACTGTAACTTATACAGGATTTCCTATTGATTTAGATCTTACAAATACATTTGGTGTTACAGCTTCAACCATTACTTCTGGAACAACGAATCTTGTTGCTGGAACTATCGATCCTAATAAAGGTGGTACTGTTAAAGGTCTTCCTAACACAGGAAATATTTCATTCAAATAATTAAGAACCAAAATAATACTATCATATAATGAAAAGAATTTTATTAAGCTTTGTTGTACTAGCGGTAGCAAGTGCAGCAGCATTTGCACAGTCTACAGGAGATGCTCCATATCCTGGATCAAAGCATGTATATCGTGTAGCATCTGATGGAGAAAACCAAGTTTGGAAAATTAGAACATATGATGCTGTAGCTGGTTTCGCTGATGCAGATCTTGCTACTGCAACTTTGACAAATGCAAATACAAAAGAGGTAACTATTGACTGGGGAGTTGGAGTTGCTGCAGGTACTACATACTATGTGCAAGTAGAAGATTCGAAAGCTGGTTGTAAAAACCTGCGTTTGCTACCTATTACTATCGCAGCAAGTACATTTGATATGTTGTTAACTTTTGGAGGTGGTGAAGTTTGTTATACAAACCAAGTTGATCCA
It encodes:
- a CDS encoding PglZ domain-containing protein, with translation MKILWVDDEIEMLKPHIIFLTTKGYEVEVATNGYDAIDMIKEQRFDIVFLDEHMPGITGLQTLPLIKEQDASIPVVMVTKSEEENVMEEALGSKIADYLIKPVRPSQMLLCLKKVLENQRLVSEKVTTDYRQSFMGLSDQINACVDIEDWKRLFVKLEKWEVELADGGDSTMDEVLAMQKKDANQAFFKFVQNNYQDWHNGGIHNFSLNSVNAISKGVFPLLDQSKKVFMLVIDNLRFDHWLALKDLIQMYYSVVREDVCCSILPTATMYARNSLFAGLTPNQIATMHPDCWVGEDEEGFKNLHEETLLLRQFERYKRTEGVQFVKASNALTGGKVMEHYSKIKQADFSVLVINFIDMISHARTDMEMIKELASDEAAFRSLAKSWFEHSQLRELLEKLSEDDIHVVLTSDHGTSRVKNPVKIQGEKNTNTNLRYKLGRNLKYPSKNVYEVNRPNDIGLPHPQVSTKYIFGRPYDYFVYKNNFSQFSATYHDTFQHGGISLEEMLIPFVVLSPK
- a CDS encoding tetratricopeptide repeat protein, whose protein sequence is MSKNRVQYIFVLIFVGTFFLFYSCGTTRNTGLSRRFQNMTSHYNVYYNGKTAYDTGLDKVKHDFVLDYSIPLPVFIEDIPEARGVGSSYFKKAITKSDKLVKKHSIKVKPKKGSGDAAFMKRGEWNDWVDNAYVLKGKALYCSGKVEDAQFVFQMIIQKYPYSESLNEAKLWISRSFFTQGEDEEAIVYLQKLEATKGLSKSVRRDISLVWADYQIKSENYGAAITRLENALKFPMSGADKRRYNFLLGQLYASMDKKGEAVKCYQKVLGMNTPYRMSFYAKIGIYELDNSKRELKKSKRFLGRLLRDEKNEDFQDRIYYALGNIYWEQSEQDVAIDYYKQSVTLSEANPTQRVESSLRLADIFFDRKKYRNSQAYYDTAVSVIPSSYPKANEIRRRAKFLTALTENLQVIETQDSLQNLAGLPKDVLDKKIVGWIKDERKRQREEMLRKQSQQQNDLDDNFFRSNAQMNLSQQNPQRSGSSGSSWYFYNPSTVASGKASFRQIWGKRALSDNWRRADKSKMEEGFGDEVDTSQDGALEGEEEQKQKKLSPLDKGYYVKDIPRNDSMFVASDKKICLAAYNAARIYGEDLDDVSASLEMFDLYLRKVSDPQMKLTALYYAYDLSNRAGRKSEAEMYKARILNGFGHTRIAMYLRNPESFESILKARREQDDLYAKSVVALRLGQYDKATSFSSEIVTNPQDSTLLPKAAYIQMVSVGAQKGSIYLEGMIKEYKLKYPKSELMPRVLRLEKLVAEQSLKDYATMVQNGYIHSEIQNQEAFGSNGGEFVDQKFENIDETFFYYVIEVGASLTADLNRLRFDVAHFNIDFFPEDDFDVDIEKLNEATSLIVVRTLPNKDFAKIYFNAITHQKRAFSSLNGTKFKNYVISSKNFRTIKEDKVSMDYQKFFIRNFSQSVNGLALDQKSNIDPMVLLKELESQKQNPEPQGQFVAVNTAEVAVETVGSEEVVKSEEREVESAVEQTKSVSTEQVNEETSVSELLENKLAEKPAPVVTNEPAKAAAAVTTTAVVASTVESTSEEVEQEVLDVRKPEDVFTGREDIRFAVIFIVKKDVRTMNKVRQQLMLVNIKDLNKRNYKVSAENYDASTSFVVVRGLSDYNKALAYVKALVATKRYKEAVVGLVNEAMVISEENLRRLNKNKEMDLYRTFYRNEKMPMLK